TTGAATTCGGGGTATCAATAACCCTGGCGGGCACTGGGAGGGCGCCCGCATGGGGCAGGGAGTGGGAGGGCAGATACAGGTGTCTGGCAACCCGTTCAAGTTGCACCGGTTTCTCAAGTTCGAATCGGCCCGTCCGGTGCTAGTCTTTGGGAACGGCATACAGGCGGAGCGAGCCAGATTGGCTTTCGCCACGTATTTCCATCTTGCGGGTCGCTCGGCGGAGCGTTTGCCAATGGGGGTATTGGGTGGCCGCAGCTGTCGGGCTAGCCATCTCGTTGAGTTGACTCGCTGGTAGAGCCTGGTTCTGAGGGTCTGGCTCTCCAAGGCCCACAGCCCCAATCGGGGATCTCCGGGCGCCTGCCCACGAGGAGGACGCAAACATGTTCTATTGGCTGCTCAAGACGGCGCTTACTCCCGTTCTGCGGCTCTTCTACCGGGTCCGCGTGAACGGCCTCCAACACGTCCCGGAGGCCGGTCCGGCCATCCTTGCCAGCAATCACCTGTCATTCTCGGACTCGATCTTCCTGCCTCTGGTGCTGCGACGTCGGATCACCTTCGCGGCCAAAGCCGAGTACTTCGAGAATCCGAGGACTGCCTGGATATTCCGGGCTCTGGGCCAGATCCCGGTCAAGCGAGGAGGGGGCGTCGCCGCGCAGCGGGCGCTCGACTCAGCCAAGGAGATCCTCGACGATGGCGGGCTCTTCGGCATCTATCCCGAGGGAACGCGCTCTCGTGACGGCCGCCTGCACAGAGGTCGGACAGGCGTCGCTCGTCTCGCCATGGAGTGCCGGGTCCCGGTGTTGGCGGTAGGCATGGTCGGCACCGCCGAACTTCAGCCTGTCGGCCGGACTCTCCCGCACGTCTTCAAGCCGGTCGAGGTCAACATCTCCCAGCCGGTCTGCCTCGACGACGATTCTCTTGAGCAGACGAGCAGTTCCCAGGCGCAACGAGAGATCACCGATGACATCATGTTGGCGGTGGGGCGCCAGTCGGGTCAGGAGTACCTTGCATAGATCGGGGAGCGGCGCAATAGTGAGCGGCTCCCACGGCAAGGCCGCTGTCACTGTCCCGTCGGGCCCGTCGATCACGCCGCCCGTGGTGACCAACGTCCCGGTATCACCACCTCTCGTGGTGGATCGCCTCACTCAGCGCCCGACGGTGTGCCCAGCGGTGGCGCTCGAGGTCGGGTGTTGCCTCCAGGTGGCTGACCGGTCCCACGCAGAGCCAAGCGACGGGGCGGATAGGACCTGGGATCCCGAGCAGCTGGGCGACAAAAGGCTCCCGGTAGAACGAGACCCACCCCACCCCGAGGCCCTCGGCGGTCGCCGAGAGCCATAGGTTCTGGATGGCCAGGCAGGTCGAGTACAGCCCGGCATCGTCGATTGCGTGACGTCCAAGCACGCCAGGCTGACCGCGCTCAGCGTCGTAGGTCACGACGATGGCGAGGCTCGATTCCAAGATGCCGTCGATCTTGATGTCTTTGAACACCAAGGCGCGGTCGGGGTCGAGGCTGGCCTCGA
The sequence above is a segment of the Acidimicrobiales bacterium genome. Coding sequences within it:
- a CDS encoding lysophospholipid acyltransferase family protein, which translates into the protein MFYWLLKTALTPVLRLFYRVRVNGLQHVPEAGPAILASNHLSFSDSIFLPLVLRRRITFAAKAEYFENPRTAWIFRALGQIPVKRGGGVAAQRALDSAKEILDDGGLFGIYPEGTRSRDGRLHRGRTGVARLAMECRVPVLAVGMVGTAELQPVGRTLPHVFKPVEVNISQPVCLDDDSLEQTSSSQAQREITDDIMLAVGRQSGQEYLA
- the bluB gene encoding 5,6-dimethylbenzimidazole synthase, which gives rise to MDGKAGLYETIHRRRDVRGQFTGEPIPAALMERVLAAAHAAPSVGLTQPWDFIVVEAADTRNAFAEHVQAERAEFEASLDPDRALVFKDIKIDGILESSLAIVVTYDAERGQPGVLGRHAIDDAGLYSTCLAIQNLWLSATAEGLGVGWVSFYREPFVAQLLGIPGPIRPVAWLCVGPVSHLEATPDLERHRWAHRRALSEAIHHERW